A genomic stretch from Aedes albopictus strain Foshan chromosome 2, AalbF5, whole genome shotgun sequence includes:
- the LOC109421079 gene encoding uncharacterized protein LOC109421079: MPASTCICSTVPTAKGSISSASVIIPIRFLHCKQISASAMSATPDRLNVSKTRLQSPRTPASPSSTVGASRVVDSVAKVVDLHKKWQLTTQKGTQYCNAIENIKKGVLDPKQEQDGNPYPANLELYCKNLAILVTILEDVVASLNTLIEQLKVLQVVMRDEIVGRSWSLGKTMEALMNISEHWQSELNVRKSISENIGHSVDIPQLALHVATWEQLSNQHENVNMLVKMLSVEFSITTDKE, encoded by the exons ATGCCGGCGAGCACGTGTATTTGTTCTACAGTACCGACGGCGAAGGGCAGCATTAGCTCTGCCAGCGTTATCATTCCTATTAgatttttgcattgtaaacaaataaGCGCGAGCG CGATGTCAGCCACACCGGATCGTCTCAACGTATCAAAAACACGTCTGCAATCGCCACGGACCCCTGCCTCCCCTTCGTCAACCGTTGGTGCATCGCGAGTTGTTGATTCGGTcgcaaaagttgttgatttgcACAAAAAATGGCAACTGACGACGCAGAAGGGGACGCAGTACTGCAACGCCATCGAGAACATCAAGAAGGGCGTACTGGATCCGAAGCAGGAGCAGGATGGCAATCCTTATCCCGCAAATTTGGAGCTTTACTGCAAGAATTTGGCCATTTTGGTTACCATTCTGGAGGATGTGGTTGCGAGTCTGAATACGTTGATTGAACAGCTGAAGGTGTTGCAGGTGGTGATGAGGGATGAGATTGTTGGAAGAAGTTGGAGTTTGGGGAAAACGATGGAGGCGCTGATGAACATTTCCGAACATTGGCAATCGGAGCTGAACGTGAGGAAGTCGATTTCAG AAAATATTGGACATTCAGTGGACATTCCGCAGCTCGCGCTACATGTTGCAACATGGGAACAACTATCCAATCAGCATGAGAACGTGAATATGTTGGTTAAGATGCTGAGTGTGGAGTTTAGTATAACCACAGACAAAGAATAA